One genomic segment of uncultured Desulfobacter sp. includes these proteins:
- a CDS encoding cytochrome b/b6 domain-containing protein yields the protein MDQTKRIKVYLYTRYERFWHWLQAAIIIFLMITGFEIHGTYTLMGYETAVKTHNFVGLSWLVFFAFFVFWLFTTGEWRQYIPTTKKLIDVALYYASGIFQGKPHPVEKSSGAKHNPLQRLTYLALSALMLPVQMVSGMFYYTWNFWGGVAWSLAPVALIHTLLAFLLLSFLVIHVYMITTGHSLFSHITGMITGWEEISETTTIQEWEVADKRRF from the coding sequence ATGGATCAGACAAAAAGAATTAAAGTATATCTGTACACGCGTTATGAAAGATTCTGGCACTGGCTGCAGGCCGCAATAATCATATTTCTTATGATTACAGGCTTTGAAATTCATGGCACCTATACCCTGATGGGATATGAAACCGCAGTGAAAACCCATAACTTTGTGGGGCTTTCATGGCTGGTATTTTTTGCTTTTTTTGTATTCTGGCTTTTCACCACCGGGGAGTGGCGGCAATACATTCCCACAACCAAAAAACTCATTGATGTCGCGCTATACTATGCATCCGGGATTTTCCAGGGTAAACCTCATCCGGTTGAAAAATCGTCCGGGGCCAAGCACAATCCATTGCAGCGCTTGACCTATCTGGCACTGTCGGCTTTGATGCTGCCGGTCCAAATGGTTTCAGGTATGTTCTATTATACCTGGAACTTTTGGGGGGGCGTGGCATGGTCCCTGGCACCGGTGGCACTGATCCACACCTTGCTGGCATTTCTACTGCTTTCGTTTCTGGTGATTCATGTTTACATGATCACAACAGGGCATTCCCTGTTCAGCCATATCACAGGAATGATCACGGGATGGGAAGAGATTAGTGAAACCACCACGATCCAGGAGTGGGAGGTAGCAGACAAGCGCCGATTCTGA
- a CDS encoding ATP-binding cassette domain-containing protein, whose translation MITPAPLYTLCRICHYYGSKKVLDIDEFSIPAGSILGLSGPNGSGKTTFLKLLAFAMAPSQGEIRFNGRREYPMSARVRSRVTLMTQTPYLLKRSVLDNVLYGLKIRKDTKNLKQRASRALAAVGLDFDEFHTRAWHQLSGGEAQRVALAARLVLEPRALLLDEPVASVDVESARLIRKASLAARDKWGCTLIIVSHDLAWLNACSDTRISMEKGRIFSPKEEIVLPPPYQALQSGSTVKWVLPLANGRQISLPEKTGRTALIPTKKIKITQGIENQSNEKNQIPALVTRMALEPKTGRIEVDFSTDAFKLTLLLSKEHAAALDLQPGKKRYLVFRTRDMFWR comes from the coding sequence ATGATCACTCCGGCACCTTTGTACACCCTTTGCCGCATCTGCCATTACTACGGCAGTAAAAAGGTTCTGGATATTGATGAATTCAGCATCCCGGCCGGCAGCATTTTAGGCTTGTCTGGACCCAACGGCAGTGGAAAAACCACATTTTTAAAGCTGCTGGCATTTGCCATGGCCCCCAGCCAAGGCGAAATCCGTTTTAACGGTCGCAGGGAATACCCCATGTCCGCCAGGGTGCGATCCAGAGTCACCCTGATGACCCAGACCCCCTATCTACTCAAACGTTCGGTTCTGGATAATGTTCTCTACGGCCTTAAAATCAGGAAAGATACCAAAAATTTAAAACAGCGGGCGTCCCGGGCACTGGCTGCGGTCGGTCTGGATTTTGATGAATTTCACACCCGGGCCTGGCACCAATTGTCCGGCGGTGAAGCCCAGCGGGTGGCCCTGGCGGCACGCCTGGTCCTTGAGCCCCGGGCACTGCTGCTGGACGAACCTGTGGCCAGCGTGGACGTGGAAAGCGCACGTCTCATTCGAAAGGCCTCTTTGGCGGCCCGGGACAAATGGGGCTGTACCCTGATCATTGTCAGCCACGATTTGGCATGGCTCAATGCCTGCAGTGACACCCGGATCTCCATGGAAAAAGGCCGGATCTTTTCCCCCAAGGAGGAAATCGTACTGCCCCCACCTTACCAGGCATTACAGTCCGGCAGTACCGTGAAGTGGGTTCTGCCGCTGGCCAACGGACGGCAGATCAGCCTGCCTGAAAAAACCGGCAGGACAGCCCTGATCCCGACGAAAAAAATCAAGATTACCCAGGGAATTGAAAACCAATCCAACGAAAAAAACCAAATTCCGGCCCTGGTCACCCGAATGGCACTGGAACCAAAAACCGGCCGCATTGAGGTGGACTTTAGCACGGACGCCTTCAAGCTGACCCTTTTATTATCAAAAGAACATGCCGCTGCATTGGACCTGCAGCCGGGAAAAAAAAGATATTTGGTCTTCAGGACCCGGGATATGTTCTGGCGTTAG
- a CDS encoding substrate-binding domain-containing protein, whose translation MRIKRILTLVITSIMILSCAVTVQASEKNELMMATTTSTDNTGLLDYLIPFFTQETGIALKWTATGTGKALRLGQNCDVDVLLVHAPPAEKAYIANGFGKDRREIMYNDFVIIGPKTDPAGLKGKDISQALSAIKTKKAFFISRGDDSGTNKKEKLLWKNAGIALPDKEKWYVQTGQGMLATINVTQEKNGYTMTDRGTYIKYQDQQSGYAPLTIMVEGDDILLNQYSVLTLNPENCPNAKYDLALKFSDWMASDSAQTKIGEFRLLGKTLFIPNAK comes from the coding sequence ATGAGAATTAAAAGAATTTTAACTTTGGTGATTACCTCCATTATGATCCTATCCTGTGCAGTTACGGTGCAGGCAAGCGAAAAAAACGAATTAATGATGGCCACAACCACCTCCACAGACAACACAGGCCTGCTTGATTATCTTATTCCTTTTTTTACACAGGAGACCGGAATCGCCCTGAAATGGACGGCCACGGGAACAGGCAAAGCTTTGAGACTTGGTCAAAACTGTGATGTGGATGTCCTGCTGGTCCATGCCCCCCCGGCAGAAAAGGCATATATAGCCAATGGTTTCGGCAAAGACCGGCGTGAAATAATGTATAATGATTTTGTAATCATCGGTCCCAAAACAGACCCGGCCGGCTTAAAAGGCAAAGATATTTCCCAGGCCCTGTCCGCCATCAAAACAAAAAAAGCTTTTTTCATAAGCCGGGGGGATGATTCCGGTACCAACAAGAAAGAAAAACTGCTCTGGAAAAATGCAGGCATTGCATTGCCGGACAAAGAAAAATGGTACGTCCAAACTGGTCAGGGTATGCTGGCCACCATCAATGTTACCCAGGAAAAAAACGGCTACACCATGACCGACCGCGGAACCTATATCAAATACCAGGACCAGCAGAGTGGGTATGCCCCTTTGACCATAATGGTGGAAGGCGATGACATCCTTTTGAACCAGTACTCGGTGCTGACCCTGAATCCTGAGAACTGCCCTAATGCCAAGTATGACCTGGCTTTAAAGTTTTCCGACTGGATGGCCTCCGACTCTGCCCAGACTAAAATCGGCGAATTCCGGCTTTTGGGAAAAACACTGTTTATCCCTAATGCTAAATAA
- the nspC gene encoding carboxynorspermidine decarboxylase: MKKLPTPCYLIYEKKLHENMEKLAAIREQSGARLFLALKCFAAWGVFDLMKPYMDGTTSSSYYEARLGYETFGKETHAYSVAYSSEDVKKVSVFSDKIIFNSLSQLQQFYPECSGVTCGIRINPGVSYSDFDLADPARTFSRLGVTSITDIEAAMSMISGAMVHFNCENDDVAAFEQMLAGISLKYGTFLEQFDWMSLGGGISYTEDSFNSVRFAEIIKDFSHKFGLQVYLEPGEATVAHTTTLVTTVLDIVENTKKIAVVDASIEAHMLDLLVYRESATFEGTVVQGGFPYQIAGRSCLAADIFGEGYFQNELQIGDTIVIKDAAGYTMVKKNWFNGLKMPSVAIMRTNGQIDVLQKFSYTDYKKSLSTKLTI, translated from the coding sequence GTGAAAAAACTTCCAACACCCTGTTACCTTATTTATGAAAAGAAACTCCATGAAAATATGGAGAAACTGGCTGCCATCAGAGAACAAAGCGGAGCCAGACTTTTTCTGGCACTGAAATGTTTTGCCGCATGGGGAGTTTTCGACCTAATGAAGCCCTACATGGACGGCACCACCAGTTCTTCATACTATGAGGCCAGACTCGGATATGAAACTTTTGGCAAGGAGACCCATGCTTACAGTGTTGCCTACAGCAGCGAAGATGTAAAAAAGGTCTCAGTATTTTCAGATAAAATCATCTTTAACTCCCTGTCACAACTCCAGCAATTTTATCCTGAATGCAGCGGCGTTACCTGTGGCATCAGAATCAACCCCGGTGTGAGCTACAGCGATTTTGACCTGGCAGATCCTGCCCGCACCTTTTCCCGGCTCGGCGTCACATCCATAACGGATATAGAAGCGGCTATGTCCATGATTTCCGGGGCCATGGTTCACTTTAACTGTGAAAATGACGATGTGGCGGCTTTTGAACAAATGCTTGCCGGCATCAGTCTTAAATACGGAACTTTTTTAGAACAGTTTGACTGGATGAGTCTTGGAGGCGGCATCTCCTATACAGAAGACAGTTTTAACAGCGTACGCTTTGCTGAAATCATAAAAGACTTTTCACACAAATTCGGCCTGCAGGTCTATCTGGAACCCGGAGAAGCGACCGTTGCCCATACAACCACCCTTGTAACAACCGTGCTGGATATCGTTGAAAATACCAAAAAGATCGCTGTTGTGGATGCCTCCATTGAAGCGCATATGCTGGATCTGCTTGTATACAGGGAATCCGCCACGTTTGAAGGAACGGTTGTCCAGGGAGGATTTCCATATCAGATAGCAGGCAGATCCTGTCTTGCCGCTGATATTTTCGGAGAGGGTTATTTTCAAAATGAACTTCAAATCGGTGATACCATCGTGATTAAAGATGCAGCCGGGTATACCATGGTGAAAAAAAATTGGTTTAACGGTTTAAAAATGCCGTCAGTGGCGATCATGCGTACAAACGGGCAAATTGACGTACTACAAAAATTCTCTTATACAGATTATAAAAAAAGCTTATCAACTAAATTAACGATTTAA
- a CDS encoding acetyl-CoA hydrolase/transferase C-terminal domain-containing protein, whose product MSTLEERVRCKELLNKVRTPEECIELFKDGMDVGMSGFTPVGYPKVVPIALCDHVEKNNLQGKLRLNLFIGASVGAEVEDRMATLNMIDRRWPYQTGKNIGKGINSGQIRMGDKHLSMFPQDLKYGFYTKEKGGGLDMAVIEASAITEEGNIILSGAVGAAPEIIDVADKIIVEINTGLPSFEGMHDILLTDLPPYRKVYPVTDVRQRIGTPWVPTDKSKIVAIVESKLPDNGRALRGTDDVAQAIADNIVDFFQTEVKAGRLPKNLLPLQSGVGSIANAVVGGLTASPFEGLTVFTEVLQDTFLPFLDSGKCEYINCTSLSLSNEAFVDWWKNFDTYKKMVMMRPQQISNNPELIRRMGVIGMNTPLEFDIYAHANSTHASGTRMLNGIGGSGDFIRNAYISIMHCPACRPTKVDEFGITGVVTKVPHVDHTEHDIDVLVTDQGLADLRGLAPIDRARVVIDKCAHPVYRDYMHDYVDRAIKATGGHHEPQLLDECYKMHTNFMENGTMRFWEK is encoded by the coding sequence ATGTCTACATTAGAGGAACGCGTACGTTGTAAAGAGTTGCTCAACAAAGTAAGAACCCCTGAAGAGTGTATTGAGCTATTTAAAGACGGCATGGACGTCGGCATGTCCGGGTTTACGCCGGTCGGGTATCCGAAAGTTGTACCCATCGCACTGTGTGACCACGTTGAGAAAAACAACCTGCAAGGCAAATTAAGACTCAACCTGTTTATTGGTGCTTCTGTAGGTGCTGAAGTTGAAGACCGCATGGCCACACTGAACATGATTGATCGCCGCTGGCCCTACCAGACAGGTAAAAATATTGGCAAAGGCATTAATTCAGGCCAGATCCGCATGGGTGACAAACACCTTTCAATGTTTCCCCAGGATTTGAAGTATGGTTTTTACACCAAGGAAAAGGGTGGCGGACTTGATATGGCAGTTATCGAAGCATCTGCCATTACCGAGGAAGGCAACATAATTCTGTCCGGTGCCGTTGGCGCTGCTCCCGAAATTATTGATGTCGCTGACAAAATCATTGTCGAAATCAATACAGGTCTGCCCTCTTTCGAAGGCATGCACGATATTCTTTTGACCGATCTGCCTCCGTATCGAAAAGTTTATCCAGTTACTGATGTTCGTCAGCGTATCGGTACGCCTTGGGTTCCCACAGACAAGAGCAAAATCGTTGCCATTGTCGAATCCAAACTGCCTGACAATGGGCGTGCTCTGCGTGGAACCGATGATGTTGCCCAGGCTATTGCCGACAACATCGTTGACTTTTTCCAGACTGAAGTGAAGGCCGGCCGTCTACCCAAGAACCTGTTGCCTCTGCAATCCGGCGTGGGCTCCATTGCCAATGCCGTTGTCGGGGGTCTGACAGCAAGTCCTTTTGAAGGTTTGACTGTTTTCACCGAGGTTCTCCAGGACACCTTCCTGCCCTTCCTTGATTCGGGCAAATGCGAGTACATCAACTGTACTTCACTGTCCCTGTCCAACGAGGCATTTGTTGATTGGTGGAAAAATTTCGACACATATAAAAAGATGGTTATGATGCGTCCCCAGCAGATTTCCAACAATCCGGAACTCATCCGCCGTATGGGCGTCATCGGCATGAATACACCCCTTGAATTTGATATATATGCACATGCCAACTCCACCCACGCAAGCGGTACCCGCATGTTGAACGGTATCGGCGGTTCCGGCGACTTTATACGTAACGCTTACATATCCATAATGCATTGTCCCGCTTGCCGTCCCACCAAGGTTGATGAATTCGGCATCACCGGTGTTGTAACCAAGGTTCCCCACGTGGACCACACTGAGCACGATATTGATGTTCTGGTTACCGACCAGGGCCTGGCTGATCTGCGTGGCCTGGCACCAATTGATCGGGCCCGGGTAGTCATTGATAAGTGTGCACATCCTGTTTACAGAGATTATATGCATGATTACGTTGATCGCGCCATCAAGGCAACTGGTGGACACCATGAACCCCAGTTGTTGGATGAATGCTACAAGATGCACACCAACTTCATGGAAAACGGCACCATGCGTTTCTGGGAAAAATAA
- a CDS encoding tetrathionate reductase family octaheme c-type cytochrome: MMKQKRNLLVSLLFTLFLLSAGPLPCTASTGGSEEELAPGRVLAKQAVKEKKRWITADHSKFEILQQEFSSGPEVTAACLTCHNEAALQFHKTIHWTWKAPGKDPETPLGKGGLSVNNFUINAQSNEARCTSCHAGYGWKDKNFDFTDQTKVDCLVCHETTGTYKKFPSGAGHPAKETKVFKGNKKTYHPPEWNKVAQSVGLPGRKNCGACHFYGGGGDGVKHGDLDSSLIKPDKHLDVHMGTDGQNFNCTRCHSTSEHHIAGRIYTRPAVENKKSLIEDDLTSKITCVSCHGREPHQHNAKANDHTDRVACQSCHIPKYARINPTKMNWDWSVAGKKKDGKPYTLKDELGKPAYVTKKGAFKWEKNVVPEYFWYNGSIDHLTLKDTIDPSGEVVISKPAGDMTDEKSRIFPFKVHRAKIPYDKINKKLVAPHLFPKDKTDKAAYWKGFDWNAAIRYGQEYLDLPYSGEYDFVETSYVFPITHMVAPRDNVLSCTECHVKDTGRLATLTGFYMPGRDHFAMMDWAGWILVIGSFAGVTLHGLGRFFTRSGKH; encoded by the coding sequence ATGATGAAACAAAAACGAAATCTTTTAGTTTCCCTGCTATTCACGTTGTTCTTGCTGTCGGCCGGCCCTTTGCCCTGCACGGCATCCACAGGCGGCAGCGAAGAAGAACTGGCCCCCGGCAGGGTCCTTGCGAAACAGGCGGTAAAAGAGAAAAAACGGTGGATCACTGCGGATCACTCAAAATTTGAGATCCTGCAGCAGGAGTTCTCCTCAGGACCGGAAGTGACGGCGGCTTGCCTAACCTGCCATAATGAGGCGGCCCTGCAGTTTCATAAAACCATTCACTGGACCTGGAAAGCTCCAGGGAAAGATCCTGAAACGCCATTGGGGAAAGGCGGGTTGTCCGTCAACAATTTCTGAATCAACGCCCAGAGCAACGAGGCTCGTTGCACATCATGCCATGCAGGATACGGTTGGAAAGACAAAAACTTTGATTTTACCGATCAAACCAAGGTGGACTGCCTTGTCTGCCACGAAACCACCGGCACGTACAAAAAATTCCCATCCGGAGCCGGCCATCCGGCCAAGGAAACCAAAGTGTTTAAAGGAAACAAGAAAACTTACCATCCACCAGAGTGGAACAAAGTGGCCCAAAGTGTTGGCCTGCCCGGGCGTAAAAACTGCGGGGCCTGCCATTTCTACGGTGGCGGCGGCGACGGTGTTAAGCATGGTGATTTGGACTCATCCTTGATCAAACCCGATAAACACTTGGATGTCCATATGGGCACTGACGGCCAGAATTTTAACTGCACCCGGTGTCACTCCACATCAGAACATCATATAGCCGGTCGTATCTACACCCGGCCTGCGGTTGAAAATAAAAAATCGTTAATCGAGGACGATCTCACCTCAAAGATCACCTGTGTCTCCTGCCACGGCAGGGAACCCCACCAGCATAATGCCAAGGCCAATGACCACACCGACCGGGTGGCATGCCAGAGTTGTCATATTCCTAAATATGCCCGTATCAATCCCACCAAGATGAACTGGGACTGGTCTGTGGCGGGAAAAAAGAAAGACGGTAAACCCTATACCCTTAAGGATGAGTTGGGGAAACCCGCCTATGTTACCAAAAAAGGTGCATTCAAATGGGAAAAAAATGTGGTGCCCGAATACTTCTGGTACAATGGTTCCATTGACCATCTCACCTTGAAGGACACCATTGACCCGTCCGGCGAAGTGGTCATAAGTAAGCCCGCCGGTGACATGACCGATGAAAAGTCACGCATCTTTCCGTTTAAGGTACACCGGGCAAAAATCCCCTATGATAAAATTAATAAAAAGCTTGTGGCTCCCCACCTATTCCCCAAGGATAAAACAGATAAAGCCGCCTACTGGAAAGGGTTTGATTGGAATGCGGCAATCCGGTATGGCCAAGAGTATTTAGACCTGCCCTATTCCGGCGAGTATGATTTTGTTGAAACCTCGTATGTGTTTCCCATCACCCATATGGTCGCCCCCAGGGACAATGTTCTTTCATGCACCGAATGCCATGTCAAAGATACCGGACGACTGGCGACCCTGACCGGCTTTTACATGCCCGGACGGGATCACTTTGCTATGATGGATTGGGCAGGATGGATCCTTGTGATCGGATCATTCGCAGGTGTCACCCTCCATGGTTTGGGACGTTTTTTTACCAGAAGCGGAAAACATTAA
- a CDS encoding PAS domain S-box protein has protein sequence MRISIRWAMVLGCLGLIWGMQILITSSTYISSQRMLAGHACDVMQNIADLTMTQSKNHLQLAQKAALLTKRLLASEVVGSHNQHYDVLERYFLDQLSLYAHFAGIYIGMPNGNFFYVNRSDAHSPGGYRTKIIDHLNGVKKVRLIWRNADGSMVKTSEDPGDTYDPRQRPWYKKSSAEQGIIWTDPYIFFSSQKPGITVAGPIFKENGLLQSVVGVDIEIDDLSTFISRLRIGKHGRAFMLNNNGDVVAFPDISKIKQFEGTAANHFRMVKIDELDDELSRAAFHAVQWQRTETGLLKLDHSQFAKFTHNGEAYNTMFTQFADSHWPWMIGVYIPENDYLGVLKENRSLNIGITLVLSVIATLVGLQLFRSITRPLMGLEKEALAIKQHDLITGFNTRSIFKEIDETAAAFSQMKLSLQTSEKKYRRIFENIQDIYFECTIEGDILEISPSVEELICQDRKEIIGTKLMQFYKNADDHQRFLSEIFAEGSVSDWEITLKNEHGKIAYGSVTATLKRNAEGDAEKIIGSLRIITDRKKAEFRLRRYQDQLEDLVAERTLDLQKINEQLRNEIETRKEKENALRRSEEKYRSIIENTNNGYYEVDLNGRLTFLNDSLAVILGYSVEELKGMDYSILLDAEASGQMFEEPSDTYRSGVNGNLSRLTITRRDGDRRTVDVSTAPIFDNNGGKVGYRGVVLDISERLNAEAEKKKLQKRLHQIQRLEGIGTLAGGVAHDFNNLLMGIQGNISLMMLRTGSSEYNYKKLKSIESCVISGTKLTQQLLGFARGGKYMAKSLDFNQIVMETARMFGRTRKDIRIEENIEHDLWVVIADKNQIEQVLLNIYINAWQAMPDGGTVLIDAKNMVLDAAFSEAFDIQPGRYVCISITDTGVGIDPAIQARIFEPFFTTKGMGRGTGLGLASAYGIIKNHDGAIDFVSRPGKGTTFYIYLPASDGDAETEPALSEIISKGTETLLLIDDEEVILQVGQPMLESLGYKVMCASDGKTALEIFRRFSGEIDLVILDVIMPGMSGGAIFDELKNINSQVKVLLASGHSLSGQAEDILSRGCVGFIQKPFSLEQLSVKLRGIFDN, from the coding sequence ATGAGAATATCTATACGGTGGGCAATGGTTCTTGGTTGCCTTGGTCTCATCTGGGGAATGCAGATTCTGATTACTTCGTCCACCTATATTTCATCCCAGCGGATGCTGGCCGGGCATGCCTGCGACGTAATGCAGAACATTGCAGACCTGACCATGACCCAATCCAAAAACCATCTCCAGCTGGCCCAGAAAGCGGCTCTTCTGACCAAACGCCTGCTGGCCTCCGAAGTGGTCGGAAGTCACAATCAACACTATGACGTTCTTGAACGTTATTTTTTGGATCAATTATCATTGTACGCCCATTTTGCCGGTATATATATCGGTATGCCCAATGGTAATTTTTTTTATGTCAACCGCAGTGATGCACATTCCCCCGGCGGATACCGGACCAAGATAATTGATCATCTCAATGGTGTAAAAAAAGTCCGGCTGATCTGGCGCAATGCGGATGGCAGCATGGTTAAAACGTCTGAAGACCCCGGTGACACCTATGATCCTCGGCAGCGTCCCTGGTATAAAAAATCATCTGCCGAACAGGGGATTATCTGGACGGATCCCTACATTTTTTTCTCATCGCAAAAACCCGGAATCACGGTGGCAGGTCCAATTTTTAAAGAAAATGGATTGTTACAGAGTGTTGTCGGTGTGGATATCGAAATTGATGACCTGTCAACCTTTATCAGCCGGTTGCGGATAGGTAAGCATGGCCGTGCTTTTATGCTCAATAACAACGGAGATGTGGTGGCGTTTCCTGACATTTCAAAAATTAAACAGTTTGAAGGCACCGCAGCCAACCATTTTAGAATGGTTAAAATTGATGAACTGGACGATGAATTGAGCCGTGCGGCCTTTCATGCCGTCCAATGGCAGCGGACAGAAACCGGACTGCTGAAACTCGACCACTCCCAGTTTGCCAAGTTCACCCACAACGGCGAGGCGTATAATACCATGTTCACCCAGTTTGCCGACTCACACTGGCCCTGGATGATTGGCGTGTATATACCGGAAAATGATTATCTAGGCGTACTCAAAGAGAATCGGTCACTTAATATCGGGATTACCCTGGTCCTTTCGGTGATTGCCACTCTGGTGGGTTTGCAGTTGTTTCGCAGTATCACACGGCCCCTGATGGGGCTGGAAAAAGAGGCTCTTGCCATCAAACAGCATGATTTAATAACCGGCTTCAATACGCGTTCCATATTTAAGGAGATAGACGAAACCGCTGCGGCCTTTTCACAGATGAAGCTTTCGCTGCAAACCAGTGAAAAAAAATATCGTCGGATATTTGAGAACATTCAGGACATCTATTTTGAATGCACCATTGAAGGCGATATTCTCGAAATAAGCCCATCTGTAGAGGAGTTGATTTGTCAAGACCGCAAAGAGATTATCGGCACCAAGCTCATGCAGTTCTATAAAAATGCCGATGACCACCAGCGTTTTTTATCCGAAATTTTTGCTGAGGGATCTGTGAGTGACTGGGAGATTACCTTGAAAAACGAACACGGCAAAATCGCCTATGGCTCGGTCACGGCCACGTTGAAACGTAATGCCGAGGGTGATGCGGAAAAAATTATCGGTTCACTGCGTATTATCACCGATAGAAAAAAAGCCGAGTTCAGACTGCGCCGGTACCAGGATCAGCTGGAGGACCTTGTGGCGGAACGCACCCTTGATCTGCAGAAGATCAATGAACAACTGCGCAATGAAATTGAAACACGTAAAGAAAAGGAAAATGCACTCAGACGCAGTGAAGAGAAGTATCGATCCATCATAGAGAATACCAACAACGGCTATTATGAAGTGGACCTTAACGGCCGTCTGACTTTTTTGAACGATTCGCTGGCTGTAATTTTGGGATATTCGGTTGAAGAGCTTAAGGGGATGGATTATTCTATTCTGCTGGATGCCGAGGCCTCGGGGCAGATGTTTGAAGAACCTTCTGATACGTATCGATCCGGAGTGAACGGTAATCTTTCCCGTTTGACAATTACCCGCAGGGACGGTGACCGCCGGACCGTAGATGTTTCAACAGCTCCTATTTTTGATAACAACGGCGGTAAAGTTGGTTATCGAGGCGTTGTTTTGGATATCAGCGAACGGCTTAATGCTGAAGCAGAAAAGAAAAAGCTTCAAAAACGACTGCATCAGATCCAGCGGCTGGAGGGCATTGGAACCCTGGCCGGCGGTGTGGCCCACGATTTCAATAATTTGCTGATGGGTATTCAGGGTAATATATCGTTGATGATGTTGAGGACCGGATCTTCAGAGTATAATTACAAAAAATTGAAAAGTATCGAGTCCTGCGTCATCTCCGGGACCAAACTCACCCAGCAACTGCTCGGATTTGCACGGGGCGGCAAGTACATGGCTAAATCTTTGGATTTTAATCAAATTGTCATGGAAACCGCCCGCATGTTCGGCCGCACGCGCAAAGATATCCGGATTGAGGAAAATATAGAGCATGATTTATGGGTGGTCATCGCTGATAAAAATCAGATTGAGCAGGTTCTGCTCAATATTTACATTAATGCATGGCAGGCCATGCCTGATGGCGGCACGGTCTTGATTGATGCCAAAAACATGGTCCTGGATGCCGCATTTTCTGAGGCTTTCGACATTCAGCCGGGACGATATGTATGCATTTCAATCACGGATACCGGTGTCGGTATTGATCCTGCAATCCAGGCACGCATATTTGAGCCATTTTTTACCACTAAGGGAATGGGGCGCGGCACCGGCTTGGGCCTTGCCTCTGCCTATGGCATTATAAAGAATCATGACGGCGCCATTGATTTTGTCAGCCGGCCAGGCAAAGGCACCACTTTTTATATTTATCTGCCGGCCTCGGATGGCGATGCAGAAACTGAACCGGCATTGTCCGAAATAATTTCAAAAGGTACTGAAACCCTGCTGCTCATTGATGATGAAGAGGTCATCCTGCAGGTGGGGCAACCCATGCTTGAATCTTTGGGGTACAAAGTGATGTGTGCATCGGACGGTAAAACAGCGTTGGAAATTTTTCGTCGGTTCTCCGGGGAAATTGACCTGGTGATTCTGGATGTGATCATGCCGGGGATGAGCGGTGGTGCAATTTTCGACGAGTTGAAAAATATCAATTCCCAGGTTAAGGTGCTGCTCGCCAGTGGACACAGTCTCAGTGGACAGGCTGAAGATATCCTGTCACGGGGATGCGTCGGCTTCATCCAGAAACCATTTTCCCTGGAGCAACTCAGTGTCAAGTTGCGCGGCATCTTTGACAACTAA
- a CDS encoding ABC transporter permease, with amino-acid sequence MTFLVEGFLKAMELLISGDISTWSAVSATLKASTGSMLVSLLTGLPCGFVLGYFDFRFKRPIRTVLDTLLALPTVCVGLIVYAFISSKGPLGDMGLLFTLTGIAVGQTILAFPVVTAITASIIENIDPALKLTLVSLGAGKKNIILTCLWEVRFGILAAAVTAYGRVLTEVGISMIVGGNIKYHTRTMTTAIALETNKGLFADGIALGIVLMTIAFTVNLSLSFLRKR; translated from the coding sequence ATGACATTTCTGGTTGAAGGCTTTCTTAAGGCGATGGAACTGCTGATCAGTGGGGATATCTCCACCTGGTCGGCAGTTTCAGCTACCCTCAAAGCCTCGACCGGGTCCATGCTGGTCAGTCTTTTAACCGGGCTGCCCTGCGGTTTTGTTCTGGGATACTTTGATTTCCGCTTCAAACGCCCGATAAGAACGGTTTTGGACACTCTTCTGGCCCTGCCGACCGTCTGCGTAGGACTGATTGTCTATGCGTTTATCTCCTCCAAAGGCCCATTAGGCGATATGGGCCTTTTATTTACCCTGACCGGCATTGCCGTGGGCCAAACCATCCTGGCTTTTCCTGTGGTGACGGCAATCACGGCCTCCATCATTGAAAATATAGATCCGGCCCTGAAGCTGACCCTGGTTTCTTTAGGTGCTGGAAAAAAAAATATCATTTTGACCTGCCTGTGGGAAGTCAGGTTTGGCATTCTTGCCGCCGCTGTTACGGCATACGGCCGTGTCCTTACCGAGGTGGGCATCTCCATGATTGTGGGTGGAAATATAAAATATCACACCCGGACCATGACCACGGCCATTGCCCTGGAAACCAACAAAGGCCTGTTTGCCGACGGCATTGCGTTGGGCATTGTTTTGATGACAATCGCATTTACGGTAAACCTGAGTCTTTCTTTTCTAAGGAAAAGGTAG